TCTACTTTCTCCTCCAGCTCGTCCTCTTCTAGTTCATTCGAGTTCGAGTACATACCTTCCCCCGTTCTATCTCCCGTTCGGATAATGAGTTTTCGTGAACATCCCGTCGATCCTTCTGTCGGAGTTGCTGCCCAAACAGCTCCAGATCAACCCGTCGTGGGGACCTCGGGGGGAACGGGTGGCGACTTTGGCGAGGTCGACACCATTTTCCCTGCCCTAAAACAGAAAGACGTTGACGAACTGGCAGAGAAATACGACATCCCTGTCTAGTTCAAAGCCAGAGCCGTCCGACTTGAGGAGGTCGCCAGCCGACCTCCCCCAGGGTTCGTGGCAAAATATAGGGACCAGCTAATAGCTGGTCTCCATCTTCCTATCCccaattttctttttgaaatccTCACCTTCTGGGGTATTCGTATAACCTAACTCATTCCCAGCGCTGTTCGTTTCATACTTGGCTTTTTTATCTTATGCCGCGTGCTCAAGATTCCTTGTTCGCTCAACCTGTTCCGATCTGTATTCCAGATGAAGGTCAGCAGTCATATGCCTGGATGGTTTTACTTCACTCGTAGGAGCGGGGCGAAGACCCCCACCCGTGAACTGTTCGCGAGTGCGCCTTCCTCTATTCGGGACTGGAAGCCCCAGTTCTTCTATGTGAAGAACATAGGTCTTCCTCCCCCGACCTGGAGGATTGAGATCCAGGTCTCCGATCCACTCCTTTCGCCTCTCCCCGTGTCCGAATTCGAACGCTTACTCAGTTCGGACATTAGGTTGAACATGAAGGAATTTAACAATGCCCAACTCTGGGCTGCCGGTCTGATCCGACCTAACATATTAGATCCCTCCTCCGAAAACAATGCTCTCTCCTCGGATGGGCTGGCCACTTGTAATTTCTTTGCTCTTATTTCCTTGTGTGTTCGAACTGACGACCTCTGCTCGTCCTGATACTGATCGTTTCCATTTGTCTTTATACAGTGAAGAGGTTTTCTCAACTCCTATCTCTCCGGAGGACTGGCAGCTCGAGCACGCCTACCCCAGCTCCTTCCATTGTTCCGGCTAGCTCGGCCCCTCTACCGCCAGTTCAACCAATTCCAACTCAGTTATCTCCGGCGGGGGAGAcaggaaagaagaaaaggaagaagtcCACGGCGAAAAAAGCTAGGACTGAGACGACCTCGTCTCCAGCTCGGGAAGGTGGATCGATGCCTGACCCTGCTTAGTCCGGACATTATGACATCAACAACCACGAGGAGCAGGCCCGAACTGAGGCCCTTCCTCATATGTGGCAACATAAGAGCACCTCGCCCTTCGACCCGCAGACTAGGCTGATCACGCATCCGCATCCTATGCATTTCTGCCCACAGTGGGGGCTGTTCGTGAATAACCGAACTCAATATCTGGAGGTAGCTCGAGAGTTCTTGCATGGTGCCATCCTTCCTCGTAACTACAATTTCATCAAGACTGCAAATCCCTCCGACCTCCTTGACTACTACTATGCAGGGGCAGCTTAGGTCGGTTCCCTTTTGTCCTTATCAAATTGTGTTTCtcatatcttcttcttcttttcttggactAATCGATATTCTCAAACCCGAACTACCAGATGAACGTGGTAGGTCCTGAGCTGGCCAGACGATATGAGAGCTTGGTCCCCCTGCTAAGTGAGACCAAGACAACTAACGAAAAGCTGTCAAGTCAGCTTGAAACCGCTACTGCGGAGGCAGAGGGCCTGAGAAAGCAGCTCGCGCAGGCTCACTCGAACTTCGAGCTGGAGCTGAAAAAGAATGCTGCCCTGTCCTCCCAGCTGAAGGACGAGCAGCAGAAGGGCATCAAGTTGGCAAAGCAGGTCGTGGCTGCTAGGGAAGAAGGGTGCCAGGAGGGTGTTCGGGAGTTTCTGAGGTCGGAAGACTTCATGGGCGACTTGGCCATCTTGAACATACTTGTGCATCAACAAGGGTACACCCAGACCCTGAAGGAGGTGCAAGAGTTGAATCTATCAGGGTTCGACCTGGGAAAATTCTCAAACTATAACCCTAGTGCGCTGGAGCAGGTCGACTGACTGGTAGAGGGATACTCGCGCGGGCGCAAGCTGGCCGACTTGGTTGTTGATCCCTCGCTGCCCGTGACCACCCCAGAACCTGagcaagaggaggaggagggagaaAACTAGAAAAGCTAGGCATTAGGATAGGGCGCCGAGCTGGATAGAACCAGTTCGTTTTGTACGAGCTCTGctccttttgtaaattttctATTGAAGGAATGAAATCTTTCTTTTGCTAAACACTTAGCCAAAATTTTCATTCACATCTTTCTTGTCATACTATCTTAACTCATTCATGCGCGAGCTATATTCTAAAACAACTCAACCTTGACCGAATACATTTGCACGAACTGGACTCTAACTTTATTCAGATCTATGTAAAACAGCTCGGGTCGCGTGCAAACAGAGTAAACAAGCTCTAACGAAAAAGtcttaaatttgaattatgCCAAGTAAGTGGGACTTCCACTCCGCTAAGGTGGGCTAACTTACAGTATCCTGTGCGATTTGCTTCTTTCACCATATAAGGATCTTCCCAGTTCGGATCCAACTTGCTCGTACCCAAGACCCGATTGAATGAGTTTTTTCGTAGGACCAAATCCCCTGATTTGAACGAGAGGTATTTTACCCTGGCGTTGTAGTGTCGCACGACCTGTCCCTTGTACTTAGCTATTCTTATGGCTGCCTCTTCTCTCTTCTGTTCGAGTGAGTCCAAGTTGAATCGCATCTCACCCTCGTTATCTTGGGCCACAAAATTCTGCACCCTGCTCGATGGCAGGCCAATTTCTGTCGAAATTACCGCCTCTAACCATTAGTTAAGACAAATAAAGTTTCTTGAGCGGCAGTTCGGGGGGTAGTTCGGTAAGCCTAAAGTATGGAAGACAGTTTGTCCATCCACCCGGTTCGGCCGGACTCTATGCGAGTCTTTAAGCCATGCAGGATAGTCCTATTGACGTTCTCTACCTGACCGTTAGTTTGAGAGTGTCCCACGGAAGTGAATTGTTGCCGGATCCCGAGTTCGGAGCACCAATCTTGAAAGAAATTGTTGGCGAACTGCCGGCCATTGTCCGAGACCAGGACTCGTGGTATGCCAAACCGACAGACTATGTTCCTTCAGAGGAAGTTATGGACCGACCTGCTGCTGATGGTGTTGATTGGTTCGGTTTCGACTCATTTAGTGAACTAGTCTATTCCCACCACCAGGTATTCATACCTTCCTTGAGCTCGGCGGAATAGGCTGAGCAAATCTATTCCTCACTGGAAGAACGGCCACGGGTTTTGGAGGGGAATCAGCTCTTGAGTCGGGGTATGGTGAATTGGTGCGTGTCTTTGGCATGACCTGCACCTCACCACCAGTTCAGCCGAGTCCCGGAAGATGGTGGGTCAGTAATATCCGGACAATATCCCCTTTTTGGCCAGAACCTGCGGGCCAACATGATTTTCGCAGATACCCTTATGTAGCTCGCGCTGGATGTAGTCCCTTTCCTCGAACGTCACACACTTCAGCCACGGGCGTAGGTATGACTTCCTATAGAGTACTCCATCTGTGAGGATGTACCTCTGTGACTTGAGGAGGATTTTTCAAACTTCCACTTGTTTGAGGAGAGCTCTCTGCTGGCTAAATACCGCATAATAGGGTCCATCCATGAGTTCATCACTTGAATCGCTGCAGTGTCCAGCTGTTCATACGCTCGCCTTTTCACGACCTCTACCAATACTTCCTTGTTCAGTGTACCGAACGAATTGGAGGCCAATTTGGAGAGGGCGTCGACCCTTCTGTTCCGACTCCGGGGGATCTGTTCAAGCTTGAACTGCTCAAATAGACTCATCAGTTCATGTACCTTGGCGACATACTTCTTTAGCGATTCTTCTTTAACTTCTTAATTTCCTAAGACTTGATTCACTATCAGCCGCGAGTCGCTATAAACCTTTATTGATTCAGCCCCCAGTTTTCGGCCCATTTTCATCCCTGCGATCAGAGCCTCATATTCGGACTCGTTATTGGAGGCTCTGAAGTCGAATCTCAAGGCGTAAGCCAATTTTTTCCCAGTAGGGCTGATTAAGAGAAGCCCGGCTCCACATCTTTCATTGCTTGAAGTTTCGTCTACATACAATATCCAGGTCGGGATGGCGTGCTTGGCAACCTTTTTGATCTTTTTGGCCTCGGCTCGTACGCCAGCCTCTCCGACCTGTTCGGCTTCAACTCGCATAGCAGTCTCTTCGGCCTGTTCGGTCTTGGCCGGCTTTGTGCCAACTTCTCTAGCCTGGTTAGCCTCGACCTGCTTCATGCCAGCCACTTCGACCTGTTCGGCCTCTGTTACTTTAACGCCAGCCTCTCCGGTCTATTTAGCCTCAACTCACGCAGTCGCTTCTTTGGCATGATCAGCCTCGGCCAACTTCGCGTCGGCTTCTCCGACCTGTTCGGGTCTCTTCTGTTCAAAGGAAACACCTTCCGCTATGAAGTCAGCTAATGCCTGGTCTTGATGGTTGTACGAAGTTGGTAACCGAGATCATACTCGGACAGCTCTACAGCTCACTTGACTATTCTTCCTGACATGTTCGGCTTGGACAAGATTTGTTTTAAGGGCTGATCTGTCACCACAACAATAGGGTGAGTCTGGAAGTACGACCTAAGTTTCCTGGTCGCGTGAACTATCGTCAGGACATACTGCTCAACCGCGGAATACCTGACCTCCGCCCCTTGCAGAGCATGGCTGATATAGTACACCGACTTCTGGACCTTGTCTTCCTCCCGAACTAGCACCGCCGCGCTGACTGCCTCCTCTCCCACAACTAAGTAGATGAACAGGGTTTCGTCCTGTCCGGGAGAGGTTAAAGTCTGCAATGTGGCTATGTGTGCCTTCAATTTGTCGAACGCTTTTTGGCACTCAGAAGTCTACTCGAACTAGGGATCTCTTTTTAGGGTCTTGAAAAATGGAGAGTCCCGAACAGCTGATTTCGATAGGAACTTGTCCAAGGCTGCTATCCTACCAGCTAGTCACTGCACTTTTTTTATGTTTCGAGGAGAGTCATATCCATGATGACCTTCATTTTGTCGAGATTAGCTCTTACTCCGTCTTTGGATATCATGCATCTTAGGAATTTGTCCGATTTGACCCCGAATGTGCATTTCTTGGGGTTCAATAGCTTCCGTGAACTCCGAAGGATGTCGAAGATTCTCTCTAAGGTCCACGATGAATTGTTCATGAGTTCAGCTTTTCACCAGCATATcgtccacgtagacctccatatTTCGGCCTTATGATCTTTGAACAGCTTGTTCACCAGCCTTTGGTATGTCACTCTTGCGTGTTTTAATCCGAACGGCATGGTGACATAGCAATAGGTACCGTACTCAGTGATGAATGAGGTCTTCTCCTGATGTTCATCATCCATGGCTATCTGATGGTATCCTTTGAAGGCAtccaagaaataaaaaatctcATATCCCATTGTTGAATCCACAAGTAGGTTGATTCGGGGAAGAGGGTAGCAATCCTTGGTAAGCTTTGTTCAAATTGGTGAAATCCATGCACATTTTCCAAGCCTTGTCGTCTTTTTTTACCAGCACATGGTTGGCTAGCCAGGTCCAATAGAAGACCTCCTTTACAATCTTAGTCTTCAACAGTTTGCCTACCTCAACATTGACGACCTCATTTCGTTCAGGCGCAAAGTTCCTCTTTTTCTGCTTCACAGGCTGAACGCTGGGGTCCACGTGCAACTTGTGGACGGCCAGTTCAGATGGAATTCCGGGCATGTCTTCCGCACTCCAGGCAAAGATTTTTGCATATTCCGCCATAAGGGATTCTAGCGCCCTCCTGGTCAGTTCGCTTAGGCATGAGTCGGTCTTAACCACGCGATCTGGTCGTTCTTTGCTGATCAGCAGTTCAAGCAGCCTTTCATCTGTCTCCGGTCTCTCCTTCTCTGCTGGCTCCCAAGGTTCCAAGTAGGCTATTTGAGCTACCAATTTTTCCTTACCCTTAAGAGTGGTGATGTAGCAGACTCCAGCCACCTCTGGATCTCCTACCACTTCCATTACTCCCGCAGATGTGGAGAATTTCATGCTGAGGTACAGGGTCGAGCAGACAGCTCGGGGTGCTTTCAGGGTAGGCTGCCCTAAGATCATATTATACGGCGATGGCTCATTCATCACTGCGAAGTTCACCGGGACAGTTCGACATTTTAGCGACACCACCATCGTGACCATGAGAGTTATCATTTCCACAGATCTTACCAGGGGGCCTGTAAAGCCAATCAAGGGAGTTCAAACCGGGATGAGCTGCTTGTCCTCCAATTGCAGTTCTTTAAAGATCTTGTGGTACAGCA
The DNA window shown above is from Coffea arabica cultivar ET-39 chromosome 5e, Coffea Arabica ET-39 HiFi, whole genome shotgun sequence and carries:
- the LOC113689567 gene encoding uncharacterized protein produces the protein MVVSLKCRTVPVNFAVMNEPSPYNMILGQPTLKAPRAVCSTLYLSMKFSTSAGVMEVVGDPEVAGVCYITTLKGKEKLVAQIAYLEPWEPAEKERPETDERLLELLISKERPDRVVKTDSCLSELTRRALESLMAEYAKIFAWSAEDMPGIPSELAVHKLHVDPSVQPVKQKKRNFAPERNEVVNVEVGKLLKTKIVKEVFYWTWLANHVLVKKDDKAWKMCMDFTNLNKAYQGLLPSSPNQPTCGFNNGI